A single region of the Acidobacteriota bacterium genome encodes:
- a CDS encoding VWA domain-containing protein encodes MIIQARTPLDLRRSAALAALFSSLALGAAAAPPSHAQTEPARATHRTEAARLSAALEGSWVRNEDLSEDPAARVAGQFASPALRRLADDLTGSRHRLLIEFPGPDVLVRNARGENLRLPTDGLARYDRAGNASNAFLAEDSLEIVTRGDDPWAWLWTETFYRQGDRLVQLTETQNFSSPDLLFRTVYDHADGRPPPWPSATARRSPSFLEPAAIRIVPPRRGYRELLAGPVQVRTLIIDPLVRSVEFRLDGARVKKSGKPPFSARIRLDDPPRPQTLEVRAYDSAGVLAGTDQFVLNRPDSPFEVRIAGIRSTASAEPPALRVTANISVPRTATLTRVTFYRSDHPVATLDDLDPGANRGEARVIPVDTQIEGISPGDFVRVTAQLADGRQMEDAELLEGAEHRSEIDVQLVQLQILVVDRRGNPVGNLTADDFEIRENRAWRSPENLHASDDVPLVLGVAIDSSESMYLVWQQLHTVVRAFLEGALAEEDRAFLVDFDDTVRPLQALTGSQPLLRARLHRLLAQGGTALNDGILFSLLQFRAEPGRRALVVVTDGDDLHSRTKRAQVADFAERMGVPIYFIALGWSDPRSTLVKRLSRQTGGRLFRIHPGQSRKVLAREMQAVFDRIRADLWHQVVLTYYSDRPSGADLEPEVRTTRRGLTVKSVLPLEALQ; translated from the coding sequence ATGATCATCCAGGCCCGGACTCCGCTTGACCTCCGCAGGTCGGCCGCGCTGGCAGCTCTCTTCTCCAGCCTCGCTCTGGGAGCCGCGGCCGCACCACCCTCCCACGCCCAGACGGAGCCGGCGCGCGCCACTCATCGGACCGAGGCCGCTCGCCTCTCTGCTGCTCTGGAGGGCTCCTGGGTGCGGAACGAGGATCTGAGCGAAGACCCCGCCGCGAGGGTCGCCGGTCAATTCGCCTCACCCGCCCTGCGGCGGTTGGCCGATGACCTGACCGGCAGCCGCCACCGTCTCCTGATCGAGTTCCCGGGGCCGGACGTGCTGGTCAGGAACGCCAGGGGTGAGAATCTCCGTCTCCCGACCGACGGACTCGCCCGCTACGACCGCGCCGGCAACGCCAGCAACGCCTTCCTGGCCGAGGATTCGCTGGAGATCGTCACCAGGGGTGATGACCCCTGGGCCTGGCTCTGGACCGAGACGTTCTACCGTCAGGGCGACCGGTTGGTCCAGCTGACAGAGACCCAGAACTTCTCGAGCCCCGACCTGCTGTTCCGTACGGTGTACGACCACGCCGACGGCAGACCGCCTCCCTGGCCCTCGGCCACCGCCCGGCGGAGTCCCTCTTTCCTGGAGCCGGCGGCGATCCGCATCGTGCCGCCGCGCCGCGGCTACCGGGAGTTGCTCGCCGGTCCGGTCCAGGTCCGGACCCTGATCATCGATCCACTCGTCCGGTCGGTCGAGTTCCGTCTTGACGGAGCGCGCGTGAAGAAGTCCGGGAAGCCTCCCTTTTCCGCCCGCATTCGCCTGGACGATCCACCGCGCCCGCAAACGCTGGAAGTACGGGCCTACGACAGCGCGGGAGTGCTCGCCGGCACCGATCAGTTCGTTCTGAACCGACCCGACTCGCCCTTCGAAGTCCGCATCGCCGGAATTCGGTCGACTGCCTCAGCCGAGCCTCCGGCGCTCCGCGTCACAGCCAACATCTCGGTGCCCCGCACGGCAACGCTCACACGCGTGACCTTCTATCGCAGCGATCATCCGGTCGCCACGCTCGACGATCTGGATCCCGGCGCGAATCGAGGCGAGGCGCGCGTCATCCCTGTGGACACGCAGATCGAAGGCATCTCGCCTGGTGACTTCGTTCGGGTCACCGCGCAACTCGCCGACGGCCGGCAAATGGAAGACGCCGAACTCCTGGAGGGCGCCGAACACCGCAGCGAGATCGACGTGCAGCTCGTGCAGCTCCAGATCCTAGTCGTCGACCGAAGAGGAAACCCGGTAGGCAACTTGACCGCTGACGACTTCGAGATTCGCGAGAACCGGGCGTGGCGCTCGCCGGAGAACCTCCACGCGTCCGACGACGTCCCCCTCGTGCTCGGCGTCGCCATCGACTCGTCGGAGAGCATGTACCTGGTCTGGCAGCAGTTGCACACGGTCGTCCGCGCCTTCCTCGAGGGCGCCCTTGCCGAGGAAGATCGTGCCTTCCTGGTCGACTTCGACGACACGGTCCGCCCACTCCAGGCGCTCACAGGGAGCCAGCCGCTGCTGCGCGCCAGACTCCACCGGCTGCTCGCCCAGGGCGGCACCGCGCTCAACGACGGCATCCTGTTCTCCCTGCTCCAGTTCCGAGCCGAACCGGGCCGCCGGGCCCTGGTCGTCGTGACCGACGGCGACGATCTCCACAGCCGCACGAAGCGCGCGCAGGTCGCGGACTTCGCGGAGCGCATGGGTGTTCCGATCTACTTCATCGCACTCGGCTGGAGCGATCCCAGGAGCACTCTGGTCAAGAGACTCAGCCGGCAAACCGGCGGCCGTCTGTTCCGAATCCACCCGGGCCAGTCCCGAAAGGTACTGGCGAGAGAGATGCAAGCCGTCTTCGACCGGATCAGGGCGGACCTCTGGCACCAGGTTGTGCTCACCTACTACAGCGACCGACCGTCCGGAGCGGACCTGGAGCCGGAGGTTCGGACGACACGCAGAGGTCTCACCGTGAAGAGTGTGCTGCCGCTGGAGGCGCTGCAGTAG
- a CDS encoding ABC transporter permease yields MPVRDQPRWWRFTVRLFRTKPLGAAGAVVFAIFLFSGIFAGVLAPYGINETDLAHRLEPPSRQFLLGTDHLGRDLFSRVLMGARLSMIVGFCAAALATVVSILIGVLSGYLGGWFDMLTQRLVDAWMTFPDLVLLIVIVSVVGPGITQIVIILGLLYGIAGSRIVRGAVTSVREHVYTHAAQSVGAGTFHILRRHILPNVMPVVIVLFTTRVGAVILSEAALSFLGLGVPPPAPTWGGMLSGDGRTYLYLGPWLALAPGICLTVVVYAANVFGDALRDLLDPRMRGT; encoded by the coding sequence CTGCCGGTCCGCGACCAACCGCGCTGGTGGCGCTTCACGGTCCGCCTATTCCGGACCAAGCCGCTGGGTGCCGCGGGCGCGGTGGTCTTCGCGATCTTCCTGTTCTCCGGCATCTTCGCCGGCGTGCTCGCTCCGTATGGCATCAACGAAACCGACCTGGCGCATCGCCTCGAGCCGCCGTCGCGCCAGTTCCTGCTCGGCACGGACCACCTGGGCCGCGACCTGTTCTCGAGGGTCCTGATGGGCGCCCGCCTGTCGATGATCGTGGGTTTCTGCGCGGCTGCCCTGGCGACGGTCGTGTCGATCCTGATCGGCGTCCTCTCGGGCTACCTCGGCGGCTGGTTCGACATGCTCACGCAGCGCCTGGTCGACGCCTGGATGACCTTCCCCGACCTGGTGCTCCTGATCGTCATCGTGTCGGTGGTGGGACCGGGGATCACCCAGATCGTGATCATCCTGGGTCTGCTCTACGGCATCGCCGGCTCCCGCATCGTGCGCGGCGCGGTGACCTCGGTGCGTGAGCACGTCTACACCCACGCCGCGCAGTCGGTCGGCGCCGGCACATTCCATATTCTGCGCCGGCACATCCTGCCCAACGTGATGCCGGTCGTCATCGTCCTGTTCACGACCCGCGTCGGAGCCGTCATCCTGTCGGAGGCGGCGCTTTCGTTTCTGGGCCTCGGCGTGCCGCCGCCGGCGCCGACGTGGGGCGGCATGCTCTCCGGCGACGGCCGCACCTACCTGTACCTGGGTCCGTGGCTGGCGCTGGCGCCTGGCATCTGCCTGACCGTCGTCGTCTACGCCGCGAACGTCTTCGGCGACGCGCTGCGGGACCTTCTCGACCCACGGATGAGAGGCACATGA
- a CDS encoding sulfite exporter TauE/SafE family protein, giving the protein MIAAAILFTVLLTAVISGVLGMAGGLILMAVLASVLPVSGAMILHGAVQATSNGARFLFLRDRMLWSVLPWYAAGASLAVLLFVAIAFVPDPALVLILVGSFPWLARLLPVLRGLDVRNRRTAALCGLTVTGAQLLAGASGPLLDVFYLETRVDRRTIVATKAFTQTVGHLLKIGYYVWVSRAVLPESPDSRLSPWLIAGGMILAVAGARIGTRLLDRFDDGQFRRVTGPVILALGAICAAKGVRDLLAT; this is encoded by the coding sequence GTGATCGCCGCGGCCATCCTGTTCACGGTCCTCCTGACCGCCGTCATCTCCGGCGTGCTAGGCATGGCCGGCGGACTGATCCTGATGGCCGTGCTGGCGAGCGTCCTGCCGGTCAGCGGAGCGATGATCCTCCACGGCGCCGTGCAGGCGACATCGAACGGCGCCAGGTTCCTGTTCCTCCGTGACCGCATGCTGTGGTCTGTGCTGCCGTGGTATGCGGCCGGCGCCTCCCTCGCGGTGCTGCTGTTCGTAGCGATCGCCTTCGTGCCCGACCCGGCCCTGGTACTGATCCTGGTCGGCAGCTTCCCATGGCTGGCCCGGCTCCTGCCGGTGCTGCGAGGGCTCGACGTGCGCAACCGGCGTACGGCCGCACTCTGCGGCCTGACCGTGACCGGCGCTCAGCTCCTGGCAGGGGCTTCCGGACCGCTACTCGATGTCTTCTACCTCGAGACCAGGGTCGACCGCCGGACGATCGTCGCCACGAAGGCGTTTACCCAGACGGTCGGGCATCTCCTAAAGATCGGCTACTACGTGTGGGTGTCACGAGCGGTGCTGCCGGAGTCACCTGACAGCCGGCTTTCCCCTTGGCTGATCGCTGGAGGCATGATCCTCGCCGTGGCTGGCGCGCGGATCGGCACGCGCCTCCTCGACCGATTCGATGACGGGCAGTTCCGGCGCGTCACCGGACCGGTGATCCTCGCGCTCGGCGCGATCTGTGCTGCGAAGGGCGTGCGGGACCTGCTGGCGACGTAG
- a CDS encoding ABC transporter permease, protein MKTYILRRLLAMVPTLFFASLIVFVSMRVIPGDVIDLMLAQNDVSTSLDRETLEAAMGLDQPMVSQYVRWAGNALSGDLGQSLWRSTPVLEQILERLPVTFELGLLALVIALSVAVPVGILSATRQDSAVDYAARSFSLLMLAIPGFWLGTLVMVFPSVWWRWAPELEYTPFLVDPIANLTHLIVPAILLGLSLSAVTMRMTRTMMLEVMRQDYVRTARAKGLRERVVVVRHALKNGLIPVVTLIGLQAPLLIGGAVVMEQIFVIPGMGLLLLEGVYERDYPVISGVFLVVGVAVLLINLLVDLSYGWLDPKVRYG, encoded by the coding sequence ATGAAGACATACATCCTGCGGCGGCTGCTGGCGATGGTGCCAACCCTCTTCTTCGCCAGTCTGATCGTCTTCGTGTCGATGCGGGTGATCCCCGGCGACGTGATCGACCTGATGCTGGCGCAGAACGACGTCTCGACCAGCCTGGACCGGGAAACGCTGGAGGCGGCGATGGGCCTCGACCAGCCGATGGTCTCCCAGTACGTGCGCTGGGCGGGCAACGCGCTGAGCGGCGACCTGGGTCAGTCTCTCTGGCGGAGCACCCCGGTGCTTGAGCAGATTCTGGAACGGCTGCCTGTCACGTTCGAGCTGGGATTGCTGGCGCTGGTCATCGCGCTGTCCGTCGCGGTGCCGGTCGGCATCCTCTCGGCGACGCGTCAGGACTCGGCCGTCGACTACGCGGCGCGATCGTTTTCCCTCCTGATGCTGGCGATTCCCGGCTTCTGGCTCGGCACCCTGGTCATGGTGTTCCCGTCGGTCTGGTGGCGCTGGGCGCCGGAACTCGAGTACACGCCGTTCCTCGTCGATCCGATCGCGAACCTCACGCACCTCATCGTCCCGGCGATCCTGCTCGGCCTTTCCCTGTCCGCGGTGACGATGCGGATGACCCGGACGATGATGCTGGAGGTGATGCGCCAGGACTACGTGCGCACGGCCCGCGCCAAGGGGCTTCGCGAGCGGGTGGTCGTCGTCCGGCACGCGTTGAAGAACGGTCTGATCCCGGTCGTCACCCTGATCGGACTGCAGGCGCCGCTGCTGATCGGCGGCGCCGTCGTGATGGAGCAGATCTTCGTCATTCCGGGCATGGGACTGTTGCTGCTCGAGGGCGTCTACGAGCGGGACTACCCGGTGATCTCCGGCGTCTTCCTGGTCGTCGGCGTCGCGGTTCTGCTGATCAACCTGCTCGTCGACCTGAGCTACGGCTGGCTCGACCCCAAGGTGCGCTACGGATGA
- a CDS encoding ABC transporter substrate-binding protein, with amino-acid sequence MRDLAERRRSGVALTVVLTLVVGACGDAPPARSPSSAGGTDMGADLSFEPGPVPVEPPRYGGELNVGTVYVTLSALSWDTTDWNWKQNHDTGMLYEQLFVADLDQAAVRGGDQRFVSEAYMSPETIRGEVAASWEWEDPLTLVIEVRRGMMFPAKPGVMGARELDAHDVVFSYERLRDSPKAIPTYFDHIDRVVARDDHTVVFEFGEFNAEWDYRFGYGYFSGIGPRELGKVDAKDWRNVTGTGPFSLERFIPGNSQTYARRPDYWDRTTVGSQTYEIPFIDKLTYRTIKDEATYLTAIRTGKLDILEYIRWIAVDHLKKTTPELRWSRWLSTGGTFMVMRVDQEPFDDVRVRRAINLAVNQREIVELFFGGNAELFAYPQHPSWEGYFEPLEAMPPSVQELFEYKPEKARRLLAEAGYPDGFTFRMQVSANNAMRMELAPLLASYLDRIGVTIEIEVVEYAAYLSMMTTRTHGPGYLMASGHVNPTTTLRKNFVTGQTWNPSMWSDPGLDRRIHEMFLTRDEAERQRIVKQITKEMLDEAPYLWLPVPYIYTAWWPWVKNYGGELRAGAVRPGPIYARLWIDQEMKREMGF; translated from the coding sequence ATGAGAGACCTGGCTGAACGACGCCGCAGCGGCGTAGCGCTCACGGTAGTTCTGACCCTCGTTGTTGGCGCGTGCGGTGACGCGCCTCCGGCTCGCTCCCCGTCGTCGGCCGGCGGCACGGACATGGGCGCGGACCTGTCCTTTGAGCCCGGCCCGGTGCCGGTGGAGCCGCCCCGCTATGGCGGCGAGCTGAACGTCGGCACGGTCTACGTCACCCTGTCGGCGCTGTCCTGGGACACGACGGACTGGAACTGGAAGCAGAACCACGACACGGGGATGCTCTACGAGCAGCTCTTCGTCGCCGATCTCGATCAGGCCGCGGTCCGGGGCGGCGATCAGCGCTTCGTCTCCGAGGCGTACATGTCCCCCGAGACGATCCGCGGCGAGGTGGCCGCGAGCTGGGAATGGGAAGACCCGCTGACCCTGGTCATCGAGGTCCGGCGCGGCATGATGTTCCCGGCCAAGCCCGGGGTGATGGGGGCGCGGGAACTCGACGCCCACGACGTCGTGTTCAGCTACGAGCGCCTGCGCGACAGCCCGAAGGCGATCCCGACCTACTTCGACCACATCGACCGCGTCGTGGCCAGGGACGACCACACGGTCGTCTTCGAGTTCGGGGAGTTCAACGCCGAGTGGGACTACCGGTTCGGCTACGGCTACTTCTCGGGCATCGGGCCGCGGGAACTGGGCAAAGTCGACGCCAAGGACTGGCGGAACGTCACCGGCACCGGTCCGTTCTCGCTGGAGCGGTTCATCCCGGGCAATTCGCAGACCTACGCCCGCAGGCCGGACTACTGGGACCGGACCACGGTCGGCAGCCAGACCTACGAGATCCCCTTCATCGACAAGCTCACTTACCGCACGATCAAGGACGAGGCGACCTACCTGACCGCCATACGCACGGGCAAGCTGGACATCCTCGAGTACATCCGCTGGATCGCCGTCGACCACCTGAAGAAGACGACCCCCGAGCTGCGCTGGTCGCGCTGGCTGTCGACGGGCGGCACCTTCATGGTCATGCGGGTCGACCAGGAGCCGTTCGACGATGTGAGAGTGCGGCGGGCGATCAACCTCGCGGTGAACCAGCGGGAGATCGTCGAGCTGTTCTTCGGCGGCAACGCGGAGCTGTTCGCCTACCCTCAGCATCCCTCGTGGGAGGGGTACTTCGAGCCGCTCGAGGCGATGCCGCCGTCGGTGCAGGAACTGTTCGAGTACAAGCCCGAGAAGGCGCGCCGCCTGCTGGCCGAGGCGGGTTACCCCGACGGCTTCACCTTCAGGATGCAGGTGTCGGCCAACAACGCGATGCGGATGGAGCTGGCGCCGCTGCTCGCAAGCTACCTGGACCGCATCGGCGTGACGATCGAGATCGAGGTCGTGGAGTACGCGGCCTACCTGTCGATGATGACCACCCGCACCCACGGTCCCGGCTACCTGATGGCCAGCGGCCACGTGAACCCGACGACCACGCTCCGCAAGAACTTCGTTACCGGCCAGACCTGGAATCCGTCGATGTGGTCGGACCCGGGACTCGACCGTCGCATCCACGAGATGTTCCTGACCCGGGACGAGGCCGAGCGGCAGCGGATCGTCAAGCAAATCACGAAGGAGATGCTGGACGAGGCGCCCTACCTCTGGCTGCCCGTGCCGTACATCTACACGGCCTGGTGGCCGTGGGTGAAGAACTACGGCGGCGAGCTGCGGGCCGGGGCGGTTCGTCCGGGTCCGATCTACGCGCGGCTCTGGATCGACCAGGAGATGAAGCGGGAGATGGGCTTTTGA
- a CDS encoding VWA domain-containing protein: MTRTEHTRGRRSGPGRFDGASLAAGLFGLLLCASAAAPARAQEPANPDEPTATAPADPIAAIPGIWIRDERLSEDPIEKLEETYGQTFGGGPGRSPGANPGSGRTGGFGRGGQGPSGRGGYGGRGGFGSGRAGTQPGGTQDGPAGMREMARHLAERLDVLLIRIDDPQVLVRNAKREDRILFLDGRDVADGFGGRSRARLVGDSLEIETSSQGRQRIETFYLEGEHLVLVTDLQGGRYADLSFRTVFERSGDAPAVAVSTPATGARDLGAGPDEDGFNKADFLPPVRGGNARRRPDRADGDRSARPATIRILPPERGYRELITGQVLIQTLTIDPQIAVVEFLLDGEPATRVTTPPFEARIELADPPREQAIEVRATTARGAYAGADKIVLNRLDPPFAVRIAGITPGETGGEPTVRVEAGVAVPRSETLERVEFYRTERLVAAYNDFEGEAGPSGVWSVAADVPTSGASPQDFVRVVARLGDGRELEDVELLQGAEFSDEIDVQLVQLQVLVVDRSGRPIRDLKPEDFEVRENRERRQVETLYVSNDVPLSLGLAIDSSGSMEPIWRRTNAIAQAFLEGALTWRDQAFLVDFDSTLRLVQPLTGSKPLLARGLERLFPQGNTALYDAILFSLLQYGEAPGRRALVVVTDGFDSNSRSDPTRAIDFGKRLGVPVYVVAMRSLGFGPTTMEDANLRNSMRLITGPTGGRLFQIESIDQMANVFDHIEEELRSQYVLTYYSERPFGTAVEPEVRMTRRGLKVRSALPLEAIE; encoded by the coding sequence ATGACCAGGACGGAACACACCCGGGGCCGCCGGTCAGGCCCGGGACGGTTCGACGGCGCCTCGCTCGCCGCGGGCCTCTTCGGCCTTCTTCTCTGCGCATCGGCCGCGGCGCCAGCGCGCGCTCAGGAGCCGGCCAACCCGGACGAGCCGACCGCGACGGCTCCGGCCGACCCGATCGCCGCCATCCCGGGCATCTGGATTCGCGACGAGCGCCTGAGCGAAGACCCGATCGAGAAGCTGGAGGAGACCTACGGGCAGACCTTCGGCGGCGGGCCGGGCCGATCGCCTGGCGCAAACCCCGGCAGCGGACGCACGGGGGGCTTCGGCCGCGGCGGCCAGGGCCCTTCCGGGCGCGGGGGATACGGCGGCCGTGGCGGATTCGGGAGCGGGCGCGCCGGCACACAGCCCGGGGGTACGCAGGACGGCCCGGCGGGGATGCGGGAGATGGCGCGCCACCTTGCGGAGCGGCTCGACGTGCTGCTGATCCGGATCGACGACCCTCAGGTCCTGGTCCGGAACGCGAAGCGCGAAGACCGGATCCTCTTCCTCGACGGGCGCGACGTTGCGGACGGCTTCGGCGGTCGCAGCCGCGCGCGCCTCGTCGGCGACTCGCTCGAAATCGAAACCTCCTCCCAGGGACGGCAACGGATCGAGACCTTCTATCTGGAGGGAGAGCACCTCGTGCTCGTCACCGACCTCCAGGGCGGGCGGTACGCCGACCTGTCGTTCCGGACGGTCTTCGAACGCTCCGGCGACGCTCCGGCGGTCGCGGTTTCAACGCCCGCGACGGGCGCCCGCGACCTAGGGGCGGGGCCAGACGAGGACGGCTTCAACAAGGCAGACTTCCTGCCACCGGTCCGAGGCGGGAATGCGCGCCGCCGCCCCGATCGCGCAGACGGCGACCGGAGCGCCCGTCCCGCGACGATCCGCATCCTGCCGCCCGAGCGCGGCTACCGCGAACTGATCACCGGTCAGGTGCTGATCCAGACCCTCACGATCGACCCGCAGATCGCGGTCGTCGAGTTCCTGCTGGACGGCGAGCCGGCCACCCGCGTGACGACGCCACCCTTCGAGGCACGCATCGAGCTCGCCGATCCGCCCCGTGAGCAGGCGATCGAGGTCAGGGCAACCACCGCACGGGGCGCCTACGCCGGCGCGGACAAGATCGTTCTGAACCGACTCGATCCCCCGTTCGCGGTCCGTATCGCCGGGATCACGCCCGGCGAGACAGGCGGCGAACCGACCGTCCGGGTCGAGGCGGGCGTCGCCGTCCCCCGCTCCGAGACCCTCGAGCGCGTCGAGTTCTACCGCACGGAACGGCTCGTCGCCGCCTACAACGACTTCGAGGGTGAAGCGGGCCCGAGCGGCGTGTGGAGCGTTGCCGCCGACGTGCCGACCTCCGGCGCCTCGCCACAGGACTTCGTCCGGGTCGTCGCTCGCCTGGGGGACGGCCGGGAACTCGAGGACGTCGAGTTACTCCAGGGCGCCGAGTTCAGCGACGAGATCGACGTCCAGCTCGTCCAGCTACAGGTCCTTGTCGTCGACCGGAGCGGCCGCCCGATCCGCGATCTCAAGCCGGAGGACTTCGAGGTTCGCGAGAACCGTGAGCGACGCCAGGTCGAGACCCTCTACGTCTCGAACGACGTGCCCCTGTCACTGGGCCTCGCGATCGACTCGTCCGGGAGCATGGAGCCGATATGGCGCCGCACGAACGCAATCGCCCAGGCGTTCCTGGAGGGTGCCCTGACCTGGCGCGACCAGGCCTTCCTGGTCGACTTCGACTCAACGCTGCGCCTGGTGCAACCGCTCACCGGCAGCAAGCCGCTACTGGCGCGCGGCCTGGAGCGTCTCTTCCCCCAGGGCAACACCGCCCTCTACGACGCGATCCTGTTCTCTCTGCTTCAGTACGGCGAGGCACCCGGCCGCCGCGCCCTGGTCGTCGTCACCGACGGCTTCGACTCGAACAGCCGGTCGGATCCGACCCGGGCGATCGACTTCGGCAAGCGCCTGGGTGTGCCCGTCTACGTCGTCGCCATGCGCTCGCTCGGATTCGGTCCGACCACGATGGAGGACGCCAACCTGCGCAACAGCATGCGGCTGATCACGGGGCCTACCGGCGGGCGCCTGTTCCAGATCGAGTCGATCGACCAGATGGCCAACGTCTTCGACCACATCGAGGAGGAGCTCCGGAGCCAGTACGTGCTGACGTACTACAGCGAACGCCCGTTCGGCACCGCCGTCGAGCCGGAAGTCCGAATGACCCGGAGAGGCCTCAAGGTGCGCAGCGCTCTGCCGCTCGAAGCGATCGAGTAG
- a CDS encoding VWA domain-containing protein: MLGPWILNAELSEDPILRAQQAAREGRWISSTLQEQARDYAARRASILVGIEDDSLLILDDQGETLAFPLDGSWQSLDRQNQGRALGSGDTLSIEIVANEWLGVDTFVREQDQLVRSTHLRSRGLANVGVRFRMVYDRPAVGSASEHPFVDTVGGFARPSTILIVPPERGYRELLSGRVGFQTLVIDPVVTAVEYRLDDHPPKRIRQPRHRTHIELDDPPREQMLEVFAYDADGDLQGTDRLILNRVDGPAAIHIANIRSEPEGGAPAVVVGATVSPPWSAHLERVEFYRSESLVAALEDFGEATQTRPPQTIHVEALIEDPEPDDFVRVKAKLTDGRELEDAELLQEGAYRAEIDVHLVQIQVLVTDREGNPVSALKPENFDIREGSRRIKPERLHTADDVRLLLGLAIDSSESMRPAWGHLRHVARSFLAGALAPEDSAFLVDFDDTVRLLQQPTADKRRLEARLGLLVPGGGTALNDGLLFSLLQFRREPGRRALVVVTDGVDLDSRSPWQQAPDFAERLGIPIYFIELDRSVKPVIGNGDLASRTPDTTLLREQARRRLRRVSRHTGGRHFHIDLVAHDVSWTARVDRAFDQIEEDLRHQHVLTYYTDQPSGAHAEPEIRVTERGLTLRSAVPLRAIE, translated from the coding sequence GTGCTCGGCCCCTGGATCCTGAACGCAGAACTCAGCGAGGATCCGATTCTCAGGGCTCAGCAGGCGGCACGGGAGGGACGGTGGATCTCGTCGACCCTGCAGGAGCAGGCAAGAGACTACGCTGCTCGACGCGCGTCCATCCTGGTGGGAATCGAGGACGACTCGCTTCTCATCCTCGACGACCAGGGCGAGACCCTCGCCTTCCCACTCGACGGCTCGTGGCAGTCCCTCGACCGCCAGAACCAGGGTCGGGCCCTCGGGTCCGGCGACACGCTCTCCATCGAAATCGTCGCCAACGAGTGGCTCGGAGTCGACACGTTCGTCCGCGAGCAGGACCAACTCGTGCGCTCGACTCACTTGCGAAGCCGCGGACTGGCCAATGTCGGTGTGAGGTTCCGCATGGTCTACGATCGCCCGGCAGTCGGCTCGGCATCGGAGCATCCGTTCGTCGACACGGTGGGTGGCTTTGCCCGGCCGTCGACGATCCTGATCGTGCCGCCGGAACGCGGCTACCGCGAACTGCTCAGCGGCAGGGTCGGGTTCCAGACGCTGGTCATCGATCCGGTCGTCACCGCCGTCGAGTACCGTCTCGACGATCATCCCCCGAAGCGGATCAGGCAGCCACGCCATCGGACGCACATCGAACTCGACGACCCGCCACGCGAGCAGATGCTGGAGGTCTTCGCGTATGACGCCGACGGCGACCTCCAGGGAACCGACAGGCTCATCCTGAACCGCGTCGATGGGCCTGCCGCGATCCACATCGCGAACATCCGTAGTGAACCGGAAGGCGGCGCCCCGGCCGTCGTAGTCGGCGCAACTGTCTCACCGCCCTGGTCAGCACACCTCGAACGGGTCGAGTTCTACCGTAGCGAGAGCCTCGTCGCCGCCCTGGAGGACTTCGGCGAAGCCACACAAACGCGGCCCCCGCAGACGATCCACGTCGAGGCTTTGATCGAAGACCCCGAACCGGATGACTTCGTTCGCGTCAAGGCGAAGCTCACCGACGGCCGGGAGCTGGAGGACGCCGAACTCCTCCAGGAGGGCGCCTACCGGGCCGAGATCGATGTTCACCTGGTTCAGATCCAGGTGCTCGTCACGGACCGCGAAGGCAACCCCGTGAGTGCACTGAAGCCGGAAAACTTCGACATCCGGGAAGGCAGCAGGCGAATCAAACCGGAACGGCTTCACACCGCAGACGACGTCCGCCTGCTTCTGGGTCTCGCGATCGACTCGTCGGAGAGCATGCGGCCCGCATGGGGTCATCTGCGGCACGTGGCCAGGAGTTTCCTCGCAGGCGCCCTGGCGCCCGAGGACTCCGCCTTCCTGGTCGACTTCGACGATACGGTCCGTCTCCTCCAACAGCCAACCGCAGACAAGCGACGGTTGGAAGCGCGCCTCGGACTGCTGGTCCCGGGCGGCGGCACGGCCCTGAACGACGGGCTTCTGTTCTCGCTGCTCCAGTTCCGCCGTGAGCCGGGGCGCCGGGCTCTGGTCGTGGTCACCGACGGCGTCGACCTGGACAGCCGCTCGCCCTGGCAGCAGGCCCCCGACTTCGCCGAGCGCCTGGGGATCCCGATCTACTTCATCGAGCTCGACCGGTCGGTCAAGCCCGTGATCGGAAACGGCGACCTCGCCAGCAGAACGCCCGACACGACGCTGCTGCGCGAGCAGGCGCGCAGACGGCTCAGACGAGTCAGCCGGCACACCGGCGGGCGCCACTTCCACATCGACCTCGTCGCGCACGACGTGTCATGGACGGCGCGAGTGGACCGGGCGTTCGACCAGATTGAAGAGGACCTGCGGCACCAGCACGTCCTCACCTACTACACCGACCAGCCATCCGGCGCTCACGCCGAGCCCGAGATCCGGGTAACCGAACGCGGACTCACGCTCCGGAGCGCGGTGCCTCTCCGGGCGATCGAGTAG